A window of the Labeo rohita strain BAU-BD-2019 chromosome 1, IGBB_LRoh.1.0, whole genome shotgun sequence genome harbors these coding sequences:
- the LOC127175323 gene encoding gamma-glutamylaminecyclotransferase C-like encodes MKGFIILALIVSVICPVVHMVDVFVYGTLKKDQPNYFRMNNTANGQADFLARARTVEPYPLVIATKYNIPFLLNMPGTGQRVYGEIYRVDQKMLEFLDKFEGCPERYQRTEVQLEVQDGDGEGENTLKPGSIVEAFVYSKNTYEPEWLQTPTYESYDASGDHGLTYVIPEDRSPE; translated from the exons ATGAAGGGATTCATTATATTAGCG CTCATTGTGAGTGTCATCTGTCCTGTGGTTCACATGGTTGATGTCTTTGTGTACGGCACGCTGAAAAAAGACCAGCCCAACTACTTCAGGATGAATAACACTGCCAACGGTCAGGCTGATTTCCTCGCTCGCGCTCGAACCGTAGAGCCATACCCGCTCGTGATCGCCACCAAATACAACATCCCCTTCCTGCTCAACATGCCCGGGACTGGTCAACGCGTCTACGGTGAGATCTACCGCGTGGACCAGAAGATGCTGGAGTTTCTGGACAAGTTTGAAGGTTGTCCAGAGAGGTACCAGCGCACCGAGGTCCAGCTGGAGGTGCAGGACGGCGACGGTGAAGGAGAAAACACACTGAAGCCTGGAAGCATCGTGGAGGCGTTTGTGTACAGCAAGAATACATATGAACCCGAGTGGCTCCAGACACCAACATATGAGAGTTATGATGCGTCCGGTGATCACGGACTGACATATGTGATTCCTGAGGACAGAAGCCCTGAGTAA
- the LOC127174999 gene encoding gamma-glutamylaminecyclotransferase C-like isoform X1, whose protein sequence is MKGSLILPLTVSVICPAVDMTLVFVYGTLKKGQPNYFRMKKLVNGQAIFHAHAQTVEPYPLVIATKYNIPFLLNMPGTGQRVYGEIYRVDQKMLEFLDKFEGCPERYQRTKVQLEVQDGDGEGENTLKPGSIVEAFVYSKNTYEPEWLQTPTYESYDAYGDHGLTYVIPEDRSPE, encoded by the exons ATGAAAGGATCCCTTATATTACCG CTCACTGTCAGTGTCATCTGTCCTGCAGTTGACATGACTCTTGTCTTTGTGTACGGCACGCTGAAGAAAGGCCAGCCCAACTACTTCAGGATGAAGAAGCTTGTCAATGGTCAGGCTATCTTCCATGCTCACGCTCAAACCGTAGAGCCATACCCGCTCGTGATCGCCACCAAATACAACATCCCCTTCCTGCTCAACATGCCCGGGACTGGTCAACGTGTCTATGGTGAGATCTACCGCGTGGACCAGAAGATGCTGGAGTTTCTGGACAAGTTTGAAGGTTGTCCAGAGAGGTACCAGCGCACCAAGGTCCAGCTGGAGGTGCAGGACGGCGACGGTGAAGGAGAAAACACACTGAAGCCTGGAAGCATCGTGGAGGCGTTTGTGTACAGCAAGAATACATATGAACCCGAGTGGCTCCAGACACCAACATATGAGAGTTATGATGCGTACGGTGATCACGGACTGACATATGTGATTCCTGAGGACAGAAGCCCTGAGTAA
- the LOC127174999 gene encoding gamma-glutamylaminecyclotransferase B-like isoform X2 — MTLVFVYGTLKKGQPNYFRMKKLVNGQAIFHAHAQTVEPYPLVIATKYNIPFLLNMPGTGQRVYGEIYRVDQKMLEFLDKFEGCPERYQRTKVQLEVQDGDGEGENTLKPGSIVEAFVYSKNTYEPEWLQTPTYESYDAYGDHGLTYVIPEDRSPE; from the coding sequence ATGACTCTTGTCTTTGTGTACGGCACGCTGAAGAAAGGCCAGCCCAACTACTTCAGGATGAAGAAGCTTGTCAATGGTCAGGCTATCTTCCATGCTCACGCTCAAACCGTAGAGCCATACCCGCTCGTGATCGCCACCAAATACAACATCCCCTTCCTGCTCAACATGCCCGGGACTGGTCAACGTGTCTATGGTGAGATCTACCGCGTGGACCAGAAGATGCTGGAGTTTCTGGACAAGTTTGAAGGTTGTCCAGAGAGGTACCAGCGCACCAAGGTCCAGCTGGAGGTGCAGGACGGCGACGGTGAAGGAGAAAACACACTGAAGCCTGGAAGCATCGTGGAGGCGTTTGTGTACAGCAAGAATACATATGAACCCGAGTGGCTCCAGACACCAACATATGAGAGTTATGATGCGTACGGTGATCACGGACTGACATATGTGATTCCTGAGGACAGAAGCCCTGAGTAA